CAGTGGGAGGACAGAAGAAAACCGGCCAACATGGGAGCGGTTGGTTATACCTGGACCTACCTTTTGAACCAAAAGTCTTTCTTAAAAACCGTAGTGGCGGTAGTTGGAAGTGAAATCAAAAGAATGAGCGATACGCTGGATTTGAAAAATGTAAGGTACCGGTTTGATACGCAACAATATGTAGATAAGCGACTGGTAGCCACTGCGATTTATCAAACCAAGCTTTCGACAAAAACCACTTTGAAAACAGGAATCATAGGAAACTACATCGGATTTAATTTTTTCAAAGATACCAAAAGCCGCACCAGCCTTTCTGACGTAAACCAGCAGCAACGAAGCGTAACCGTAGATGGAAGTGGCACTACGGGTCAGTTTCAGCAATACGCCCAGATTCATTCCGAGCTCACACCTAAAATCCACCTTAATTTTGGGTATCATTATCTGCATTTTTTTGCCAATAATACCCATTCTCTGGAGCCGCGGGTTTCTCTCCAGTTTTTACCAAAAATCAACCACAGAATCAGTCTGGCTTATGGTATTCATGCCCGGGCATTGCCGTTGATGGCCTATTATTTTAAAGATTCTACCGGAGCTTTTGTAAACAAAAACCTCGACCTGCTAAAAGCCAACCATCTGGTGGCGTCATACCATATTTACACCGCCTCGAAGATTAGATTTAGTGTGGAGGGGTATTACCAAACTCTCAAAAATGTGCCTGTTGAGCCCAATTCAAAATCCAATTATTGGATGCTGAACAACAGTTCCGAGTTTCCGACATTTAAGGTCGAAAGCAATGGCACAGGTACCAACTATGGCCTCGACGTGGCCGTGGAAAAGCTTTTTTCAAATTCTTACTATTTTTTGGTGACGGGCTCCTGGCTTAACTCTACCTACAAAACCCCCAATAATATTACCTTAAACAGCAGGTTCAATACCGGCTTTACAACATCGTTTACGTTTGGAAAAGAATTTCCATTCAAAAATGGTAACATATTACAGTTAGGAGCGAGGTATCTGATCAATGGAGGCTTCAGATATACGCCTTATGACCCTGTAAAATCAAAAGAAAAAGGTCAGTATGTGGAAATGCAAAATGCCGATTTCTCAGAGCAAGTGCCAGCCTACAGACGACTCGATGGTAGAATAGCCTACAGATACAATGCCCGAAAACTGGCCGGCAACATCAGCCTTGATGTACAGAATGTCTTTAACAGAATCAACGCTTCATCGGTCACTTACAACGCAAAAACCAATACCACCAACATTTTTTATGGCAGCAGTGGTTTTGTGCCGGTAATGGCTTTTCAGTTTGATTTTTGAGGG
The sequence above is a segment of the Cytophagaceae bacterium genome. Coding sequences within it:
- a CDS encoding TonB-dependent receptor; translated protein: MRKPLLLAILSFILFAKNSYSQSKTQNVRGIVIDKNTRQPLVGASVFINLDKNETAAFTDENGEFVLKNIPIGRRSLKAQYVGYESFTMPDFIVQSTKEPFISIELKVGAIQAGEVVISASKNAYEPLNELSVVSTRSFTAEETERMPAGINDPGRVALSYPGVQKGQDDSENQIVVRGNSPIGILWRLEGIDIPNPNHFALIGASGGGVTVFSSQLVAKSDFSTGGFAAEYGNALSGVFDVRFRNGNDQKRENRFKLGVLGIDFSTEGPLKKGNSSYLVNYRYSTLGLLTSMGIYLVGERVNHNFQDLSFNLVFKSKNNKSIQTLFGMGGLSEEHYEPVTDAQNRKIGEANQWEDRRKPANMGAVGYTWTYLLNQKSFLKTVVAVVGSEIKRMSDTLDLKNVRYRFDTQQYVDKRLVATAIYQTKLSTKTTLKTGIIGNYIGFNFFKDTKSRTSLSDVNQQQRSVTVDGSGTTGQFQQYAQIHSELTPKIHLNFGYHYLHFFANNTHSLEPRVSLQFLPKINHRISLAYGIHARALPLMAYYFKDSTGAFVNKNLDLLKANHLVASYHIYTASKIRFSVEGYYQTLKNVPVEPNSKSNYWMLNNSSEFPTFKVESNGTGTNYGLDVAVEKLFSNSYYFLVTGSWLNSTYKTPNNITLNSRFNTGFTTSFTFGKEFPFKNGNILQLGARYLINGGFRYTPYDPVKSKEKGQYVEMQNADFSEQVPAYRRLDGRIAYRYNARKLAGNISLDVQNVFNRINASSVTYNAKTNTTNIFYGSSGFVPVMAFQFDF